A part of Rhopalosiphum maidis isolate BTI-1 chromosome 3, ASM367621v3, whole genome shotgun sequence genomic DNA contains:
- the LOC113560209 gene encoding vesicle-associated membrane protein 7 has product MPLFYSVVARGMVVLAKHANYQGNFGEILEGVLIQIGPENKKQSLLHDRYLYHYICEDQIVYMCITDDEFQRSKAFFFLNEIKRRFQATYGHRASNAIAYAMNSEFAPILASEMKRFSSPNEFDTLSKVHGELDELKDIMVRNIDSVALRGEKLELLVNKTENLCSQSMNFRVQSRTLQRSLFWKNVKIYVLFIAVGLAIIYFITAFFCGSLALNCS; this is encoded by the exons atGCCACTCTTCTACAGTGTAGTAGCCAGGGGTATGGTCGTGCTAGCCAAGCATGCCAACTACCAGGGCAATTTTGGAGAAATTCTGGAAGGTGTTTTAATCCAGATTGGAccagaaaacaaaaaacaaagtttACTACATGACCGTTACTTGTATCATTACATTTGTGAAGATCAGATAGTTTATATGTGTATCACAGATGAT gaATTCCAAAGAtccaaagcattttttttcttaaatgaaataaaacgaAGATTTCAAGCTACATATGGTCATCGAGCATCCAATGCTATTGCATATGCTATGAATTCTGAGTTTGCTCCAATACTCGCTTCTGAAATG AAACGATTTTCCAGTCCAAACGAATTTGATACATTATCTAAAGTACATGGGGAACTAGATGAATTAAAAGACATAATGGTTCGAAATATTG aCAGTGTAGCTCTTCGTGGAGAAAAGCTTGAACTATTGGTTAATAAAACTGAAAACCTATGTTCGCAATCCATGAATTTCAGAGTACAAAGTCGTACTCTACAGCGTTCATTATTCtggaaaaatgtcaaaatttatgttttatttatagctgTAGGActt gcTATTATCTATTTCATTACTGCGTTCTTCTGTGGATCACTTGCTCTCAATTGtagttaa
- the LOC113560208 gene encoding probable phospholipid-transporting ATPase IA isoform X3 produces MSKKGNSQAPQSSSQGIDQYGFEDDGPPDTVDCLGARDSRTIHVNSIQNFKHCSNCISTAKYSILSFLPIFLFEQFRRYSNCFFLLIALLQQIPEVSPTGRFTTLVPLCFILLVSALKEIVEDFKRHRADREINHRKVEVLNNGIWTPQRWDLINVGDIVRVQNNTFFPADLLILSSSEPQSMCYIETMNLDGETNLKIRQGLPETSRYVDANDLMRFKGVIECELPNRLIYDFAGSLKLVDRVPLSLGPNHLLLRGAMLRNTAWVCCVVIYTGHETKLMMNQTSAPLKRSTVDKIVNTQIIMLFLLLCTLCLISAFCNIIWTKQKGSKDWYLQVDEFVTFKFAFNLLTFFILFNNLIPISLQVTVEVVRFMQALFINNDIEMYHEESNTPAMARTSNLNEELGMVKYIFSDKTGTLTRNVMEFKHCSIAGVLYLEGSQETLINNSKNHPTRDYVLEFLRMMSVCHTVIPEKIKDSDEILYHASSPDEQALLKGCQLFGYVFHTRTPRSVTVSALGINEEYEVLTVIEFTSARKRMSVIVRAPDKKIYLYCKGADTVIFERLSRVGEEYKDITLKHLEEFANNGYRTLCFAYAEISEHTYRDWNEEFLKAGNVLTNREGAIDEVAKLIEVNLILLGATAVEDKLQDQVPETIAALIKADINVWVLTGDKQETAINIGYSTNLITQGTPLIILNEPTLDELRESLRQHMSERGPAVGKPDNPLTLVIDGQSLKHALSHDLKMDFLELCMSCKSVICCRVSPMQKAEVVELVTLNTRQVTLAIGDGANDVAMIQKAHVGVGISGVEGLQAACASDYSIAQFKFLLKLLFVHGAWNYNRMSKLILYSFYKNICLYIIELWFAIYSGWSGQIIFERWTIGLYNVLFTAAPPLVIGIFDIVCTANTRLKFPQLYSQTLDTFNVRIFWIWVINAILHSFLLFWICMFALKHEVVWSNGKEGGYLLMGNFIYTYVVIVVCLKAGLHIQSWSYIVHTAIWGSIVAWFVFLVIYSHVWQVFPIGSVFTGMDVMVFTSPIFWILMLFSVTVVMGLDLAALSIQTTTKKTLVQTLRENELRKPDTNNVVNPRHRWFCFFTRRRRRRQSVRYDTRVQHVLANSRSRINACELPLNHC; encoded by the exons atGTCAAAAAAAGGGAATTCACAGGCTCCACAATCCAGTAGCCAAGGCATAG ATCAGTATGGGTTCGAAGACGATGGACCGCCAGATACTGTCGATTGCCTGGGTGCAAGAGACAGCAGGACGATACACGTCAACTCAATTCAAAACTTCAAGCACTGTTCGAACTGTATATCTACGGCCAAGTACAGTATATTGTCGTTCTTGCCCATATTCCTCTTCGAACAGTTCCGGCGTTATTCAAACTGCTTTTTCCTGCTTATAGCACTCTTGCAG CAAATACCGGAAGTGTCTCCCACTGGTCGGTTCACAACGTTAGTAccattatgttttattcttttagTCTCGGCACTTAAAGAAATTGTTGAAGACTTT AAAAGACATAGAGCGGACCGTGAAATCAATCATCGAAaagttgaagtcttaaataacGGTATTTGGACGCCACAACGATGGGATCTCATAAATGTAGGTGACATTGTTAGAGTGCAAAACAATACGTTCTTCCCTGCCGATCTTCTTATACTTTCTTCCAg CGAACCACAAAGTATGTGTTATATCGAAACAATGAACCTAGATGgcgaaacaaatttaaaaatacgacaAGGTCTTCCAGAAACATCGCGTTATGTCGATGCAAATGATCTCATGCGCTTTAAAGGAGTAATTGAGTGTGAGCTTCCAAATCGGTTAATCTACGATTTTGCTGGCAGCTTAAAATTAGTGGATAGAGT tcCGCTGTCTTTGGGTCCAAACCATCTTCTGTTGCGAGGTGCCATGTTGCGTAACACAGCTTGGGTGTGTTGTGTTGTTATATATACTGGTCACGAGACAAAGCTCATGATGAATCAGACTTCAGCTCCTTTGAAAAGATCAACAGTAGACAAAATTGTTAACACCCAAATTATAATGCTTTTCTTGTTGCTGTGTACATTGTGTTTAATAAGCGCATTTTGCAACATTATTTGGACCAAACAAAAGGGATCAAAAGACTGGTATTTACAAGTAGATG aatttGTCACATTCaaatttgcatttaatttactcacattctttatattatttaacaatttaattcctATTTCGTTGCAAGTAACTGTTGAGGTTGTACGTTTTATGCAA gcATTGTTTATCAATAACGATATTGAAATGTATCACGAAGAAAGTAATACACCAGCTATGGCACGaacttcaaatttaaatgaagaATTGGGCATg gttaaatatattttttctgataaGACTGGTACATTAACAAGAAACGTCATGGAATTTAAACATTGTTCAATAGCTGGAGTACTTTACTTAGAAGGTTCACAAGAGACCTTAATAAAT AACTCAAAAAACCACCCAACGCGAGATtatgttttagaatttttaagaatGATGTCTGTTTGTCATACGGTTATTCCAGAAAAGATTAAAGATTCCGATGAAATTTTATACCATGCTTCATCTCcag atgagCAAGCACTGTTAAAAGGATGTCAATTGTTTGGTTATGTGTTCCATACTCGTACTCCAAGATCGGTCACTGTTTCAGCTTTGGGTATCAATGAAGAATATGAAGTGTTGACTGTCATAGAGTTTACCAGCGCTAGAAAGAGAATGTCTGTGATAGTGCGTGCACCTGATAAAAAGATTTATCTTTATTGTAAA ggtgCAGATACTGTTATTTTCGAACGTCTTTCAAGAGTAGGTGAAGAGTATAAAGACATAACATTGAAGCATCTTGAAGAGTTTGCAAATAATGGTTATCGTACATTGTGTTTTGCTTATGCCGAGATTTCGGAGCACACTTATCGGGATTGGAATGAAGAATTTTTGAAAGCTGGTAATGTTTTGACCAATCGTGAGGGTGCTATTGATGAGGTTGCCAAGTTAATTGAAGTAAATCTCATTCTTCTTGGGGCAACAGCCGTTGAAGACAAATTACAAGATCAA GTACCAGAAACTATTGCAGCTTTGATAAAAGCAGATATTAACGTTTGGGTATTGACTGGAGATAAACAAGAAACTGCTATTAATATTGGATACTCGACAAATCTGATTACACAAGGAACTCCTTTAATTATACTCAATGAGCCTACATTGGAC gaaCTTAGAGAATCATTACGACAGCACATGAGTGAACGGGGACCAGCTGTAGGAAAGCCTGATAATCCTTTAACGCTGGTAATTGATGGCCAATCATTGAAACATGCACTGTCTCATGATCTTAAAATGGATTTCTTAGAACTATGCATGAGTTGCAAGTCTGTTATATGCTGCCGTGTATCACCTATGCAAAAAGCCGAA gTTGTAGAATTAGTAACGCTGAATACACGTCAAGTGACATTAGCTATTGGCGATGGTGCAAATGATGTCGCAATGATACAAAAAGCACATGTTGGCGTTGGTATATCGGGTGTTGAAGGATTACAGGCTGCTTGTGCATCTGATTATTCTATAGCccaa tttaagttcctgttgaaattgttatttgtccACGGTGCTtggaattataatagaatGTCAAAGTTgattttgtatagtttttacaaaaatatatgcttGTACATCATTGAACTATGGTTTGCAATTTATTCTGGGTGGTCTGGtcaaatcatttttgaaaGATGGACAATTGgattatataatgtt CTGTTTACTGCTGCTCCACCCTTGGTAATTGGTATATTTGACATTGTGTGCACTGCAAACACAAGGCTCAAGTTTCCTCAGCTCTATTCACAGACTTTGGATACATTTAATGTACGGATATTTTGGATATGGGTGATAAACGCTATACTTCATTCATTTCTCTTGTTCTGGATTTGTATGTTTGCATTGAAACACGAAGTTGTTTGGTCTAATGGAAAAGAAGGCGGTTACTTACTCATGggaaattttatatacaca tatGTAGTCATTGTTGTGTGTCTTAAAGCTGGCCTTCACATACAATCATGgtcttatattgtacatacagCCATATGGGGTTCAATTGTTGCATGGTTTGTGTTTCTAGTCATTTACAG TCACGTATGGCAGGTATTCCCTATTGGTTCTGTGTTTACTGGCATGGATGTTATGGTATTCACATCACCAATTTTCTGGATTTTAATGCTGTTTTCAGTAACTGTTGTTATGGGATTGGATTTAGCAGCTTTATC AATTCAAACAACTACTAAAAAAACTCTGGTCCAAACATTAAGGGAAAACGAATTACGAAAACCAGACACAAATAATGTTGTTAATCCAAGACATAG
- the LOC113560208 gene encoding probable phospholipid-transporting ATPase IA isoform X1 encodes MSKKGNSQAPQSSSQGIDQYGFEDDGPPDTVDCLGARDSRTIHVNSIQNFKHCSNCISTAKYSILSFLPIFLFEQFRRYSNCFFLLIALLQQIPEVSPTGRFTTLVPLCFILLVSALKEIVEDFKRHRADREINHRKVEVLNNGIWTPQRWDLINVGDIVRVQNNTFFPADLLILSSSEPQSMCYIETMNLDGETNLKIRQGLPETSRYVDANDLMRFKGVIECELPNRLIYDFAGSLKLVDRVPLSLGPNHLLLRGAMLRNTAWVCCVVIYTGHETKLMMNQTSAPLKRSTVDKIVNTQIIMLFLLLCTLCLISAFCNIIWTKQKGSKDWYLQVDEFVTFKFAFNLLTFFILFNNLIPISLQVTVEVVRFMQALFINNDIEMYHEESNTPAMARTSNLNEELGMVKYIFSDKTGTLTRNVMEFKHCSIAGVLYLEGSQETLINNSKNHPTRDYVLEFLRMMSVCHTVIPEKIKDSDEILYHASSPDEQALLKGCQLFGYVFHTRTPRSVTVSALGINEEYEVLTVIEFTSARKRMSVIVRAPDKKIYLYCKGADTVIFERLSRVGEEYKDITLKHLEEFANNGYRTLCFAYAEISEHTYRDWNEEFLKAGNVLTNREGAIDEVAKLIEVNLILLGATAVEDKLQDQVPETIAALIKADINVWVLTGDKQETAINIGYSTNLITQGTPLIILNEPTLDELRESLRQHMSERGPAVGKPDNPLTLVIDGQSLKHALSHDLKMDFLELCMSCKSVICCRVSPMQKAEVVELVTLNTRQVTLAIGDGANDVAMIQKAHVGVGISGVEGLQAACASDYSIAQFKFLLKLLFVHGAWNYNRMSKLILYSFYKNICLYIIELWFAIYSGWSGQIIFERWTIGLYNVLFTAAPPLVIGIFDIVCTANTRLKFPQLYSQTLDTFNVRIFWIWVINAILHSFLLFWICMFALKHEVVWSNGKEGGYLLMGNFIYTYVVIVVCLKAGLHIQSWSYIVHTAIWGSIVAWFVFLVIYSHVWQVFPIGSVFTGMDVMVFTSPIFWILMLFSVTVVMGLDLAALSIQTTTKKTLVQTLRENELRKPDTNNVVNPRHRTNEKARLLENVKNVFNFKSRLQSTTEVEMNHGFAFSQEEGGAVSQSDMIRVYNTCSPTPEVV; translated from the exons atGTCAAAAAAAGGGAATTCACAGGCTCCACAATCCAGTAGCCAAGGCATAG ATCAGTATGGGTTCGAAGACGATGGACCGCCAGATACTGTCGATTGCCTGGGTGCAAGAGACAGCAGGACGATACACGTCAACTCAATTCAAAACTTCAAGCACTGTTCGAACTGTATATCTACGGCCAAGTACAGTATATTGTCGTTCTTGCCCATATTCCTCTTCGAACAGTTCCGGCGTTATTCAAACTGCTTTTTCCTGCTTATAGCACTCTTGCAG CAAATACCGGAAGTGTCTCCCACTGGTCGGTTCACAACGTTAGTAccattatgttttattcttttagTCTCGGCACTTAAAGAAATTGTTGAAGACTTT AAAAGACATAGAGCGGACCGTGAAATCAATCATCGAAaagttgaagtcttaaataacGGTATTTGGACGCCACAACGATGGGATCTCATAAATGTAGGTGACATTGTTAGAGTGCAAAACAATACGTTCTTCCCTGCCGATCTTCTTATACTTTCTTCCAg CGAACCACAAAGTATGTGTTATATCGAAACAATGAACCTAGATGgcgaaacaaatttaaaaatacgacaAGGTCTTCCAGAAACATCGCGTTATGTCGATGCAAATGATCTCATGCGCTTTAAAGGAGTAATTGAGTGTGAGCTTCCAAATCGGTTAATCTACGATTTTGCTGGCAGCTTAAAATTAGTGGATAGAGT tcCGCTGTCTTTGGGTCCAAACCATCTTCTGTTGCGAGGTGCCATGTTGCGTAACACAGCTTGGGTGTGTTGTGTTGTTATATATACTGGTCACGAGACAAAGCTCATGATGAATCAGACTTCAGCTCCTTTGAAAAGATCAACAGTAGACAAAATTGTTAACACCCAAATTATAATGCTTTTCTTGTTGCTGTGTACATTGTGTTTAATAAGCGCATTTTGCAACATTATTTGGACCAAACAAAAGGGATCAAAAGACTGGTATTTACAAGTAGATG aatttGTCACATTCaaatttgcatttaatttactcacattctttatattatttaacaatttaattcctATTTCGTTGCAAGTAACTGTTGAGGTTGTACGTTTTATGCAA gcATTGTTTATCAATAACGATATTGAAATGTATCACGAAGAAAGTAATACACCAGCTATGGCACGaacttcaaatttaaatgaagaATTGGGCATg gttaaatatattttttctgataaGACTGGTACATTAACAAGAAACGTCATGGAATTTAAACATTGTTCAATAGCTGGAGTACTTTACTTAGAAGGTTCACAAGAGACCTTAATAAAT AACTCAAAAAACCACCCAACGCGAGATtatgttttagaatttttaagaatGATGTCTGTTTGTCATACGGTTATTCCAGAAAAGATTAAAGATTCCGATGAAATTTTATACCATGCTTCATCTCcag atgagCAAGCACTGTTAAAAGGATGTCAATTGTTTGGTTATGTGTTCCATACTCGTACTCCAAGATCGGTCACTGTTTCAGCTTTGGGTATCAATGAAGAATATGAAGTGTTGACTGTCATAGAGTTTACCAGCGCTAGAAAGAGAATGTCTGTGATAGTGCGTGCACCTGATAAAAAGATTTATCTTTATTGTAAA ggtgCAGATACTGTTATTTTCGAACGTCTTTCAAGAGTAGGTGAAGAGTATAAAGACATAACATTGAAGCATCTTGAAGAGTTTGCAAATAATGGTTATCGTACATTGTGTTTTGCTTATGCCGAGATTTCGGAGCACACTTATCGGGATTGGAATGAAGAATTTTTGAAAGCTGGTAATGTTTTGACCAATCGTGAGGGTGCTATTGATGAGGTTGCCAAGTTAATTGAAGTAAATCTCATTCTTCTTGGGGCAACAGCCGTTGAAGACAAATTACAAGATCAA GTACCAGAAACTATTGCAGCTTTGATAAAAGCAGATATTAACGTTTGGGTATTGACTGGAGATAAACAAGAAACTGCTATTAATATTGGATACTCGACAAATCTGATTACACAAGGAACTCCTTTAATTATACTCAATGAGCCTACATTGGAC gaaCTTAGAGAATCATTACGACAGCACATGAGTGAACGGGGACCAGCTGTAGGAAAGCCTGATAATCCTTTAACGCTGGTAATTGATGGCCAATCATTGAAACATGCACTGTCTCATGATCTTAAAATGGATTTCTTAGAACTATGCATGAGTTGCAAGTCTGTTATATGCTGCCGTGTATCACCTATGCAAAAAGCCGAA gTTGTAGAATTAGTAACGCTGAATACACGTCAAGTGACATTAGCTATTGGCGATGGTGCAAATGATGTCGCAATGATACAAAAAGCACATGTTGGCGTTGGTATATCGGGTGTTGAAGGATTACAGGCTGCTTGTGCATCTGATTATTCTATAGCccaa tttaagttcctgttgaaattgttatttgtccACGGTGCTtggaattataatagaatGTCAAAGTTgattttgtatagtttttacaaaaatatatgcttGTACATCATTGAACTATGGTTTGCAATTTATTCTGGGTGGTCTGGtcaaatcatttttgaaaGATGGACAATTGgattatataatgtt CTGTTTACTGCTGCTCCACCCTTGGTAATTGGTATATTTGACATTGTGTGCACTGCAAACACAAGGCTCAAGTTTCCTCAGCTCTATTCACAGACTTTGGATACATTTAATGTACGGATATTTTGGATATGGGTGATAAACGCTATACTTCATTCATTTCTCTTGTTCTGGATTTGTATGTTTGCATTGAAACACGAAGTTGTTTGGTCTAATGGAAAAGAAGGCGGTTACTTACTCATGggaaattttatatacaca tatGTAGTCATTGTTGTGTGTCTTAAAGCTGGCCTTCACATACAATCATGgtcttatattgtacatacagCCATATGGGGTTCAATTGTTGCATGGTTTGTGTTTCTAGTCATTTACAG TCACGTATGGCAGGTATTCCCTATTGGTTCTGTGTTTACTGGCATGGATGTTATGGTATTCACATCACCAATTTTCTGGATTTTAATGCTGTTTTCAGTAACTGTTGTTATGGGATTGGATTTAGCAGCTTTATC AATTCAAACAACTACTAAAAAAACTCTGGTCCAAACATTAAGGGAAAACGAATTACGAAAACCAGACACAAATAATGTTGTTAATCCAAGACATAG
- the LOC113560208 gene encoding probable phospholipid-transporting ATPase IA isoform X2, with protein sequence MTMFSWIRNRRQLTRLDQYGFEDDGPPDTVDCLGARDSRTIHVNSIQNFKHCSNCISTAKYSILSFLPIFLFEQFRRYSNCFFLLIALLQQIPEVSPTGRFTTLVPLCFILLVSALKEIVEDFKRHRADREINHRKVEVLNNGIWTPQRWDLINVGDIVRVQNNTFFPADLLILSSSEPQSMCYIETMNLDGETNLKIRQGLPETSRYVDANDLMRFKGVIECELPNRLIYDFAGSLKLVDRVPLSLGPNHLLLRGAMLRNTAWVCCVVIYTGHETKLMMNQTSAPLKRSTVDKIVNTQIIMLFLLLCTLCLISAFCNIIWTKQKGSKDWYLQVDEFVTFKFAFNLLTFFILFNNLIPISLQVTVEVVRFMQALFINNDIEMYHEESNTPAMARTSNLNEELGMVKYIFSDKTGTLTRNVMEFKHCSIAGVLYLEGSQETLINNSKNHPTRDYVLEFLRMMSVCHTVIPEKIKDSDEILYHASSPDEQALLKGCQLFGYVFHTRTPRSVTVSALGINEEYEVLTVIEFTSARKRMSVIVRAPDKKIYLYCKGADTVIFERLSRVGEEYKDITLKHLEEFANNGYRTLCFAYAEISEHTYRDWNEEFLKAGNVLTNREGAIDEVAKLIEVNLILLGATAVEDKLQDQVPETIAALIKADINVWVLTGDKQETAINIGYSTNLITQGTPLIILNEPTLDELRESLRQHMSERGPAVGKPDNPLTLVIDGQSLKHALSHDLKMDFLELCMSCKSVICCRVSPMQKAEVVELVTLNTRQVTLAIGDGANDVAMIQKAHVGVGISGVEGLQAACASDYSIAQFKFLLKLLFVHGAWNYNRMSKLILYSFYKNICLYIIELWFAIYSGWSGQIIFERWTIGLYNVLFTAAPPLVIGIFDIVCTANTRLKFPQLYSQTLDTFNVRIFWIWVINAILHSFLLFWICMFALKHEVVWSNGKEGGYLLMGNFIYTYVVIVVCLKAGLHIQSWSYIVHTAIWGSIVAWFVFLVIYSHVWQVFPIGSVFTGMDVMVFTSPIFWILMLFSVTVVMGLDLAALSIQTTTKKTLVQTLRENELRKPDTNNVVNPRHRTNEKARLLENVKNVFNFKSRLQSTTEVEMNHGFAFSQEEGGAVSQSDMIRVYNTCSPTPEVV encoded by the exons ATGACCATGTTCTCTTGGATACGCAACAGGAGGCAATTGACTAGACTTG ATCAGTATGGGTTCGAAGACGATGGACCGCCAGATACTGTCGATTGCCTGGGTGCAAGAGACAGCAGGACGATACACGTCAACTCAATTCAAAACTTCAAGCACTGTTCGAACTGTATATCTACGGCCAAGTACAGTATATTGTCGTTCTTGCCCATATTCCTCTTCGAACAGTTCCGGCGTTATTCAAACTGCTTTTTCCTGCTTATAGCACTCTTGCAG CAAATACCGGAAGTGTCTCCCACTGGTCGGTTCACAACGTTAGTAccattatgttttattcttttagTCTCGGCACTTAAAGAAATTGTTGAAGACTTT AAAAGACATAGAGCGGACCGTGAAATCAATCATCGAAaagttgaagtcttaaataacGGTATTTGGACGCCACAACGATGGGATCTCATAAATGTAGGTGACATTGTTAGAGTGCAAAACAATACGTTCTTCCCTGCCGATCTTCTTATACTTTCTTCCAg CGAACCACAAAGTATGTGTTATATCGAAACAATGAACCTAGATGgcgaaacaaatttaaaaatacgacaAGGTCTTCCAGAAACATCGCGTTATGTCGATGCAAATGATCTCATGCGCTTTAAAGGAGTAATTGAGTGTGAGCTTCCAAATCGGTTAATCTACGATTTTGCTGGCAGCTTAAAATTAGTGGATAGAGT tcCGCTGTCTTTGGGTCCAAACCATCTTCTGTTGCGAGGTGCCATGTTGCGTAACACAGCTTGGGTGTGTTGTGTTGTTATATATACTGGTCACGAGACAAAGCTCATGATGAATCAGACTTCAGCTCCTTTGAAAAGATCAACAGTAGACAAAATTGTTAACACCCAAATTATAATGCTTTTCTTGTTGCTGTGTACATTGTGTTTAATAAGCGCATTTTGCAACATTATTTGGACCAAACAAAAGGGATCAAAAGACTGGTATTTACAAGTAGATG aatttGTCACATTCaaatttgcatttaatttactcacattctttatattatttaacaatttaattcctATTTCGTTGCAAGTAACTGTTGAGGTTGTACGTTTTATGCAA gcATTGTTTATCAATAACGATATTGAAATGTATCACGAAGAAAGTAATACACCAGCTATGGCACGaacttcaaatttaaatgaagaATTGGGCATg gttaaatatattttttctgataaGACTGGTACATTAACAAGAAACGTCATGGAATTTAAACATTGTTCAATAGCTGGAGTACTTTACTTAGAAGGTTCACAAGAGACCTTAATAAAT AACTCAAAAAACCACCCAACGCGAGATtatgttttagaatttttaagaatGATGTCTGTTTGTCATACGGTTATTCCAGAAAAGATTAAAGATTCCGATGAAATTTTATACCATGCTTCATCTCcag atgagCAAGCACTGTTAAAAGGATGTCAATTGTTTGGTTATGTGTTCCATACTCGTACTCCAAGATCGGTCACTGTTTCAGCTTTGGGTATCAATGAAGAATATGAAGTGTTGACTGTCATAGAGTTTACCAGCGCTAGAAAGAGAATGTCTGTGATAGTGCGTGCACCTGATAAAAAGATTTATCTTTATTGTAAA ggtgCAGATACTGTTATTTTCGAACGTCTTTCAAGAGTAGGTGAAGAGTATAAAGACATAACATTGAAGCATCTTGAAGAGTTTGCAAATAATGGTTATCGTACATTGTGTTTTGCTTATGCCGAGATTTCGGAGCACACTTATCGGGATTGGAATGAAGAATTTTTGAAAGCTGGTAATGTTTTGACCAATCGTGAGGGTGCTATTGATGAGGTTGCCAAGTTAATTGAAGTAAATCTCATTCTTCTTGGGGCAACAGCCGTTGAAGACAAATTACAAGATCAA GTACCAGAAACTATTGCAGCTTTGATAAAAGCAGATATTAACGTTTGGGTATTGACTGGAGATAAACAAGAAACTGCTATTAATATTGGATACTCGACAAATCTGATTACACAAGGAACTCCTTTAATTATACTCAATGAGCCTACATTGGAC gaaCTTAGAGAATCATTACGACAGCACATGAGTGAACGGGGACCAGCTGTAGGAAAGCCTGATAATCCTTTAACGCTGGTAATTGATGGCCAATCATTGAAACATGCACTGTCTCATGATCTTAAAATGGATTTCTTAGAACTATGCATGAGTTGCAAGTCTGTTATATGCTGCCGTGTATCACCTATGCAAAAAGCCGAA gTTGTAGAATTAGTAACGCTGAATACACGTCAAGTGACATTAGCTATTGGCGATGGTGCAAATGATGTCGCAATGATACAAAAAGCACATGTTGGCGTTGGTATATCGGGTGTTGAAGGATTACAGGCTGCTTGTGCATCTGATTATTCTATAGCccaa tttaagttcctgttgaaattgttatttgtccACGGTGCTtggaattataatagaatGTCAAAGTTgattttgtatagtttttacaaaaatatatgcttGTACATCATTGAACTATGGTTTGCAATTTATTCTGGGTGGTCTGGtcaaatcatttttgaaaGATGGACAATTGgattatataatgtt CTGTTTACTGCTGCTCCACCCTTGGTAATTGGTATATTTGACATTGTGTGCACTGCAAACACAAGGCTCAAGTTTCCTCAGCTCTATTCACAGACTTTGGATACATTTAATGTACGGATATTTTGGATATGGGTGATAAACGCTATACTTCATTCATTTCTCTTGTTCTGGATTTGTATGTTTGCATTGAAACACGAAGTTGTTTGGTCTAATGGAAAAGAAGGCGGTTACTTACTCATGggaaattttatatacaca tatGTAGTCATTGTTGTGTGTCTTAAAGCTGGCCTTCACATACAATCATGgtcttatattgtacatacagCCATATGGGGTTCAATTGTTGCATGGTTTGTGTTTCTAGTCATTTACAG TCACGTATGGCAGGTATTCCCTATTGGTTCTGTGTTTACTGGCATGGATGTTATGGTATTCACATCACCAATTTTCTGGATTTTAATGCTGTTTTCAGTAACTGTTGTTATGGGATTGGATTTAGCAGCTTTATC AATTCAAACAACTACTAAAAAAACTCTGGTCCAAACATTAAGGGAAAACGAATTACGAAAACCAGACACAAATAATGTTGTTAATCCAAGACATAG